In Sporichthyaceae bacterium, the DNA window GCGCGGCGCGATCGTGGAGACCAAGGTCGGCGGGGGCCCGACCAAGTTGTCCGAGAACGTGCTGGTCTACCTGCCGCCGGCCTACTTCCGAACCGGCGACGCGGCCCGCCGCCTGCCGGTCCTCGAGGTGCTCACCGGATACCCCGGCACCGCCAGCCACCTGGTCTCGAACCTGAAGTACCCCGATCGACTGCTGTCCGCCATCCAGACCGGCGCGGCCCGCGACATGGTCATGGTGATGATGCAGCCGGCCCCCACGTTCCCGTGGGACACCGAGTGCAGCAACGTCCCGGGCGGGCCGCAGGCGCTGTCGTTCTTCACCAACGACGTGCCGGCCTCGGTCAGCCAGCTGTTCACGCTCAACCCGACCGGCTACGGCGCGATCGGCGACTCCACCGGTGGCTACTGCGCGGCCAAGATGGCGATCACCGACCCGTCCCGGTTCGGTGGGGCCGCGATGCTGTCCGGCTACTACTCCCCGGCCACCGACCGGACCACCCAGGGCATCTTCGGCAGCACCAACCTGCGCAACCAGAACAACCTGGTCTGGCTGCTCACCCACAAGCCGATGCCGAAGACCGCCATCCTCGCCTGCACCTCACGTACCGAGGGCGGCAACGACGGCTACGCCGCCAACCAGCAGCTGCTGGCCGCGGTGAAGACCCCGATGTCGGCCGACGAACTGCTGCTGCCCAGCGGCGGCCACAACTTCCAGGCCTGGGGCCGGGAGATCCCCTATGCGCTGTCCTGGCTGTCCGCGCACCTGTATGCCCAGGCCAACCCGCCGCAACCCGCGAACCCGTAGCTCTCCGCACACAGGCAACCACACACCGCTCCGGTCAATGACCGGAGCGGTTCTTTTACGGCGCGTCGCCACAACTTCATCTTCCGCAACACCAAAACTATGTGTCACAGAAATGTACTGAAATCACTCCAGACTCCGTCGCGGGGGCGGAAAGGGGCGGCATGACCGGATCCCACAGGCATGAACCTTCGGGAGCCGGCCGGTCGTCGGGCAGCCCCGGTGGTCCGGCCCGACGGGTCCCGGCGCCTGCTCGTCCCAAGCCAAGGGGCTTGTGGCGCCGGCTCACCCGGCGCGGGAAGGTCGTGGTCTGCGGGGCCACCACGCTGACCCTGGTCAGCGGTTGCGCGGGCGGGCTGTACCTGAAGCTTGCGGGCAACATCAACGTCGAGACGATCGACGTCGTCGGGGCGCGACCCCTGGCGGCGGCCAGCACCGGCCAGAACATTCTGGTGCTCGGCTCGCAGACCCGGGACGGCCAGATCGGCAGCGCGTTCGGCGGCGGCAGCAAGCTGGGAACCGACATCTCCGACACCGCGATGCTCGTGCACCTGTCCGCGGACCGGGAGCACGCGGTGGTCACCTCGATCCCTCGTGACCTGATCGTCGCCCGCCCGGAGTGCGCCAGCCGCAAGGACGAGCGCCGCACCATCCCCGGTTCGCCGGCCGACATGTTCGACCTGGCGATGAACCTGGGCGGACCGTCGTGCGCGGTGGCGACCGTCGAGCACATGAGCGGGATGCGGGTCGATCACTTCATCCGGGTCGACTTCAACGGCTTCCGCGGCATCGTGAACGCGCTCGGCGGGGTCGACGTCTGCGTGCCGGAGCCGGGGATCCACGACTGGCGCAGCCAGCTCGACCTCACCCCCGGCCACCACACCATCAAGGACCAGCAGGCGCTGGCGTTCGTCCGCGACCGCCACGGCGTCGGCGACGGCGGCGACTTCGGCCGCATCAAGATGCAACAGGTGTTCATGTCCTCGCTGGCCCAGAAGGTCGAGAGCGCGGGGACACTGAGCAACCCGGTGACGCTCTACAAGCTGGCGAACGCCGCGACCTCGTCGTTGAC includes these proteins:
- a CDS encoding alpha/beta hydrolase-fold protein yields the protein MGPSGTPTTLVALLAAVLLPVLALRFGDGLRPARKGASTKGAAVPDATTSDATTSEATEPVAAERASRRRPKRWKRFRFAMRGSRTLRIRLARLGLVIGCQLSGVMFVGIVANDYGDFYSSWSEIFGLSSTTPLTAPSHHFGAASPAGGVVTPTGAPHYAGDPQIPAAAATWKTTSWSSQDQWVTRGAIVETKVGGGPTKLSENVLVYLPPAYFRTGDAARRLPVLEVLTGYPGTASHLVSNLKYPDRLLSAIQTGAARDMVMVMMQPAPTFPWDTECSNVPGGPQALSFFTNDVPASVSQLFTLNPTGYGAIGDSTGGYCAAKMAITDPSRFGGAAMLSGYYSPATDRTTQGIFGSTNLRNQNNLVWLLTHKPMPKTAILACTSRTEGGNDGYAANQQLLAAVKTPMSADELLLPSGGHNFQAWGREIPYALSWLSAHLYAQANPPQPANP